The following DNA comes from Megalopta genalis isolate 19385.01 chromosome 14, iyMegGena1_principal, whole genome shotgun sequence.
CCATTGTCTTTATAAAAGACAATGAAtaggtatttttatatttttcgttaatatattatatattatatatttaagaaGAACTACACGAAGAATAGTTATTGGCAATAATTACACTACCAATTACATATTGAATTTGTAATGCATTTTTTTGTGAAGAACAATGAAATAATATTACATGATACTACGATATAATGGCACCATTTTTATTAGAATCGAATAATCTATAATTGAGAATATACATTCTTACAATCGATCAGACGTTattacaaataaaaatgaatttttttaaatttttgtttagtcagcttcaaattattttaattgtcttTTATATGAATTTCTTAACGTCTGTTTATTTTGCCTGTACAAGTGTCTGTAACAAAAaagtaaaatcatttcttttctcAAATAATTCGTTTTTGAGAAGATTATTGTATTCCAAAGAGGAACAATTACGATTCCGATCTTGTATTGGTTGATCCGGGATTGTATTGGTTGATCTTGTATTGGTAGATAGGGAAATATTTAATGGGAATTTACAATTAAATGCAAGTAAAATCGTCAGGCTGCTTCTCAATGGTGTCTGTAACGATAATGTTGATAACAATAACCGACTGACGTACCCTCCACCTTGCTGTCTAGGTAGTACTGCAAATTCGTAATAATCAGAAATCGTTAGGAACCGAGGAACAGTTGCGACAAAGAAAAGTTCGATTAGATTGCGAAAAATTAATTAGTACAATACTGAATTAATGCTAGAACTACTGAGCCTAGATAGGACTAACatatattgtttcataacaatgataagaattaatttattcaaaattcGTACGAgctttattatactatatgcttgaatgaataaaagtttataaaaAAATGTCACACTTGTTTTATgtgattaataaatataattggaTTATGATTTTATATAGAACGTTTTAGTTTATAATTTCGGTCACTGTAACAGTCAAAATCAGATACAAGTCATTTTGACCCGTTGCAAAAGTTCGATTATTGAATTGCAGTAACGAATTACACAAAATAatgtattttatttgtttatttactgCCGGATCAATCAACATAAACGGAAGAAACATCGTGTAAACGACTAAATTATTGATGGTCACGGTTGACTGTCGTGGTGATGGAAGtgcagtgaattctctctaatttactttcagcttgtaaacaaaaatggacaattcagaAAGAGGAAACACGGTTATTCGGGCCTCGTGACTCATTTTCacaattgccgattgtcaacaattataaatacgAGATGCAAGGTCGAATAAATgtacctcctctttccaaattatacatttttatttataagctgaagaacaattagagagaatttgctgtaaagttgaaaataaacaaacgattcctTCAAAACGTCTCTGCCGAAGATAAAACAAACTATATCTCAGATACGTTGCatatttagtaccaaatccgcTAAGTAACAGAATTGGGTATTATGCGAATTGTTTCGATTAAATAtgtatctaaaataattattcgaatgaattattttcagtcgaatatcttattcgaataacaattattaataattaataacaattttcaaataacaattattcgatTAACATTACTCtaaacaaattattctatctattcggatatttctttattttatattcgaataaatgactcgagtagagattgtaaaattattcgaatagtaaTGGGTATAATTTGCATCCAAGAAAGAACTTAATCAacacacaataatttttgtACAACTTGATcatttttcgaattaattcctgtacaaataaattattattcgaataacaacttatccaaatgaattttgaatcaaattcggataaattgttatccagataaatttttatttgttgAATGAAGTTGTATTCGCTGGTCTCTATCTCTCATtcatcatccgaataaaatattgttcAACTCTGATTAGTAATGTAATGATTATTTCATCCATTTCTCGGTTTGTTAACAATACGTGGAAAACTTTGTCTAGTTAAAAGTGCACCCCTATATTGTCAATTTTTCGTCAACACGATTCTTTAGCTTATTTTAATTCGAATGTACCTCGGAATCCAGGTCCCAAACTTTGATCTTACAACCATTCAACGTAGCAGGCACTGCAACAAAAATCGGAACATCTTGTTGCTGGGAATTGGCTCAACTTCGATATACAGCGGCTAAAAGAAGTATTTGCACATCATtcttaaaacggaataacttttttgtaATTGGGCTAAGCGACCTAAATTTTTTTATGGATAttagagggattagtttactagacaataactaaaaaaatattttcaaaaatagcAATTTGTTGGCctgataaaataaatagaatatgcTGTTTGTCTTACTTTTTCATGTGtgcccataacgaaaatttaaaaagcgcATTTCGTAGATTTCGGTAACCTATTTgcatattgaaaatttcattgaaattaaaaatcgtaatagttttgtcccgatttttgacattttcgacCAATAACTGTCAGAATTCTgtagtttttaaaatctttcaatGCTTGTAACTAGACTCTGCTTTAATCAATTTCGATTCAGCATGcaaataagttaccgagatctacacaatgaatttcttaaattttggtCATGGGCTTAGATAAAATAGTTTAAGGACCAGCAGTTTCTTTTATCAtgccaacaaattgcaattttttgaaataattttttaattgcttGACCCAATTACAACGTTATTCctttttaaaaggtgtgcgaaTACTTGTTTTACGCACTGTACATACAGGATCTTCCATTTAAACGTTTCCATCTAAATTGACTAGTATCAAGAGACGAATACGATGCAAAACAAAGATTTTTTGCAGGTAATTTTTTTCGGAGTATTCAAGGTTGTCGATTTCAAAAATCATtaagaatattataattacCATTGGCGATGTTTGGCACACTTATCTTTCGGAATTCGTtactaagttgttcattttattaatGCTTTTACAAAATCTGTAGAATATATTGACTAAAGTACAGACATTAAGGTATACTTAATGATTTCTCGAttagaaatgaatttttaccgaaataattgttaaaatCCGTCCTACCTCTCTGCAACCGAAGCGCATGATACCTCTTAACCCGTAAACCAACAAATCGCAGACTATTTCATACTTCCTTCTCGACAAACCTCGACTACGTGTTCGATTCGCGGAAGATATTTCTCTTTTAACATTAGATGAGCATTTctaaggatccaatcgtacagCACCTCGTTGTGTCTCATCTAAAAGAAAATAAGTAATTTTGTATCAATTATGATACGCATAGAATTTTGCAACTTGTCCTGAAATTTATACAAAAGTGCAATTTATACAACtattaaattgtattaattaCTTAAAGATAAAAACTGAACGTTATCACTAAAAAATTTTGAGCACCCTCTTATATTAAAgctacaatttttatatttaattacatgttGACTTGATCACTATAACCGACTATTATTGATAAGGCAGCGCCTGATCCAGTGTAAATCGTTAATAAAAGATATTTTTTGTTTTCTAGATTAGTATTTCAACCTGTTTTTGAAACTTCTtctataagtaaaaaataaatgtaATGTGTGTGCTATTAGAATTAAGCTCGACTACATAGTTTACCTGGCGAAGAATCAGAAATTAATTTCACGCATGCTGTTATTTAAGGCAGAAACTAGATTATGGATTCATGAAATTATGACTAAAGTAAGTAGATCAATAGCAAAACAGCAAAATCACTGTATGAAGTtcaaaatactgttgcattatttgCGGCTAATTAACGCAGGTTTCTGTATGTTGCGATTCGTGCACGTTATTTATACTTTGCATAATAGTTCACAGTCGAGTCATAATTAAACAAgtaaatatttacataaattaatacTTTGTCATGGAGCAAACTATTAAGCATAAATGTAGAATTCTTTTCCTCGATCTACATCATTTTAatctaaaattaaaattgtctcgttctaaaAGATACTATTAGGAACGAAGAAATGCTAATAAttgtagctgtgaaagaaatcgtagtgcaaggagTTAATAAATTAATCATGAATCTTAAATCTTGAcagttgaaaaagaaacttcgTGTCATCAATATACATACAGAAAATATTGCTTACGGTCTTCGTCGAGGTTAGTATGCACTTCATGAAACACAGCAATCTCTCGTTCCTCGGGAACTCGCCTTTCTGTAGTCCGTCCAATAGTTCTGCACGATAAAATCGATGAAAATAATGTCGCGGTGTTTCAACGGAGTAAGAATGAGTTATACAGACGAATATCCGATTTACTTCAGTTAATTATACCTTCGGTTACATTTGTCTTCTTCTGACAGGGCTTCTTGAGATGCATAGCAGTATTCTTGGCCTCTTCTAAGGTAATTTTTTTCTACGAATAGAAACGGAGTCACTTCCTCGCGCAATTCGCGAATACGGAATGATCGATATCAACTCACCCTTTCGGCTACCCAAATGATCGCAAGCATGAATAGAAATCCTATCGCGAAACGATGCTTAGGTTCCTCATTTTGAACTGTTGCAGCTCCGCCTGATTATAAATCTAGGCTACTTCTGCAGCCGCCTCCCTCTGCAAACAGATACCTACAACCCTGCTTGCGTCGACCTCTTCACCAAAACAATATATTAAACACTATCTCCAAAAGTATGGAACAACAGTCTTATGTTTAAGCTAACTCCTGCAGACACATAGCCAAATGCTTATCGCATTTTATCCGCTACAGATCGTATTAAATTGTAAAGGAAATCTGTTAGCTATACATTCTTCCTACTATTATTCACTTTGTGAAACAAAACTTTTGGAAAGTTTTATCATTTTTCCAAATTGATATGTCACTTAATTTTTGCGGTGCACAAAAGAGGATCGCAAAGACAGTATACGAAGTGTTCAACTACATGCACGAATTTTCTTAAGAGACAATTCTATCAGCCGATCTAACATGAAAATCATGTTCAACACTATTTTAAACGATATTTTGTACTATAAAATAACTAGGTTAAATAGAAAACAGTGAAGACATTAGATGAATTGAAGAATGTTTTTCTAATGTgtgcaacttattaaaatggtGAAAAGAGGGAAACATTTTTGTTAGGCTTAAAGTTCTTGTAATTAGCTtagtcaatatttattttgcacaaaaatcggcAATCTAGTGATGACTGTTGCGAAAGTCAAGAAGTGATCACATAGAAAACCtcgaaaaataattattataagatGTCCTTTAACTCCTTTGGtaaaaatactgttaaataGAGATTATTTTGAAAGGTGTTATTTATACCTTCGATAGAAATAGGGTTAATGCTAAGACACTATTCATGGATCAGAGAACTTCTTATTAATTCAAGAATAAAGCTGTTATTGTTACTCACCTTTAAGGTGTTACTCGCCGCGGGTTGTATATTGATAGCTTTTCagacagaataacttttttaaaattaatctaaatgactcgaatttttttaaatgatagagggactaatctACGACACAATGGCCGTAATACCTTTCTTTAACTttattattacttggaatgtcaTGGTTTTCTCTCTCAGCTTTTaacgaaaatttataaaatacgttttgattttgatatatgagctataaacaattaaatatcACGGAAATTATAGTTTTGTCTCCATTTTTGACACTTTTAACCAATACCCgttagaaatctgcagtttttttaaatctttcaacactCGCGGCTTGACTCTGCGTTAACTGTTTTCGATGAAGCTTTCAGTTTGCaaacaagttaccgagatctataaaatacattatttaaattttcgttataggctcagataaaaaagttaaagacgccagttttttcattttttgttattattccaagtaatagcaaaattaaaaaaaggtaTTACAcagccattgtctagtagactagtccctctgacatctaaaaaaattcaagtcatttggaccAATTTTGGAAAAGTTATTTCATTTGAAATGCTCTCCACATACTTTACGCGGTGAGTGTATTTCACACACATAGTCGACGTATATGATAGCCAAGATTTCAACGATGGATGAATTAATTTCGATAAAAACTTTTATCGTTTTAGAAAGCATTCACAATTGATCAACGATCTATTATCTGGAGGTATGAGGTGCGTTCTAGTCAATGAAACAATGAAGTCTAATGCATATCAGACTGAACACTATCCGGGGTAGTTTGCCCGACGAATACAAAAACTACTTACAGTAAGGAGCATAACTGAACCAACAACCACAAGCTTTACataaatcattatttattgCTAGGAATATACAAGAATAACGAAAAATAAACATTACAGTTATTTTCAGCACTGTTAGGAGTAACATAAGAAATTTTTGCAATAATTAATGTCTTGTTATTTAGgaatgacaacaacaataaaTTGAACCGGTTTTGCACCACGTTCAATACTTGACAATATGTAATATATCCTTTACTTTTAATATTTCGTCCACAATCCTTTTGCTTGCAAAACTGCACTAATTCGTTTTGGCATACATTCTACTAAGTTTTTGCAATAATCCGGAGATATTTATTCGCACTGTTCTTGAATTCTATTCTCAACAGCGTGCTTAGGGTCTTGAAAAATTAGTCAATAtttttcagacattctgaaataaggatgaacagcTTTTTTCTTAAGATTACCACTgccacgtggtaaaaaaatatcgaaagttGGTATTTTtcttgacttgttcattgattttaCGCGGCACAGAGTCCCCCTTCAGCTGTCAAAATCAGTGGTAGGAGCACATGGCACTCGATCGATTGACCACGTTGTGTTTCGCGCCATTGtgtctcattggtcggtgtttttcattaataactcgtaaacaaagccgcagattgcattttcgcaaaggaaaaagttacttagaatgatctcagctaccccacattttaGATATAAATACACTGTTTATTTTTTCATATTCTCCAATCTTCTTAACAATAAATAGTGATTTATATAAAACTTGTAGTTATTGGTTCAGTTATGCTCCTTATCTCGAGCCAAGAATCTGTACTCTTTCATATTCAGTAGTACCGGGCCATTCGGACAGTAGGAGAACGAACAAATTTTGTGTCTTTAAAATACGAATGCAATCTCCGCTTCCGCGGATCATCCGAGATGTTAATAGCTGTGCCCGAAAAGGAGGAGTAATGCGGCCCACGTAATACGTTGCGCCAGGATGTGCAGGAATTTTGCAATGCTCGTATCGTCGCCATCACTTCCGAACAGTTTTCTGTTGAGGTGCTTCTAATCTCGATTACAACTAATCGAAAGGAGTCAGGCCATTGACACTAGACGCTGCAGATTATTCTCGTTCCAGTATTCTCTCCTAACTGGTGCAATTTCGGGTTCGGTAGAGGCAGGTGAGAATAGGGTAATGGCCGTCACTTAAGCAAGAATTGCAATACGTTTCAAATATGAGgcaacatatttatttaaagtaaTTTTTTATCGATTTTAAGCAATAAATTATAAGtgaaaaatacaaataataacattgattataatattagaataatataataaaaatataatattgatctataaaaatttatttagtgAAATTAACGTTAtaggaaaaattattttgttagTAAATAATACCCACACCTGTGTGCAATTACTGTCATGTTGCGGGTGATCGTAGTCAATTTATCATCTTTTTCACTTTGTATTCAtatttttcgagaaaatcaagATGCATGAAGTGCATCTGTAGCATATTTCATTGTCTCATCTCGTCGATATTATCAGAAGATC
Coding sequences within:
- the LOC143260556 gene encoding general odorant-binding protein 72-like, translated to MLAIIWVAERKKITLEEAKNTAMHLKKPCQKKTNVTEELLDGLQKGEFPRNERLLCFMKCILTSTKTMRHNEVLYDWILRNAHLMLKEKYLPRIEHVVEVCREGSMK